GGCAGCGGAGGCCAGCATAGCTTCTTAAAGCTGGTGCTGAGTCATCCGGGAATCACCCAGGATCAGATGACCAGCCGGATTAAATGCGATAAAGCGACAACCACCCGCTCCGTCAAGCTTTTGGAAGCCTCGGGATATATTGAGCGCCGGACGGACCCGACCGACCGCCGCTCCTTCCTGCTGTATCCAACCCCCCAGGCGCTCGACTTCGCCCCGGTCTTCCAGACGCTGCTGGACGATTTCAACCGCGAGCTGTCCATGGATCTCACCGAGCGCGAGCTGGATACGCTGATCGACCTGCTCCACAAGGTCACCCGCAACTCAGACCGGCTGAACGGACAGGGCTAACTGTATTGAATGGGGATGCCCGATGGCCGCGTATGACGGGTTACGGGACAGAGAGATCAGCAGCATGACAGGTAGCGCAGTTGCATGGCTCTCAGTCTGCGGCTAAACGCTCCGCCAGCCCTTCTGCGCGGTATTCACTCGGCAGCTTGCCGACATGCTCGCGGAACAGCTTGCTGAAATAACGGTCATCCCCGAAGCCGGACCGGCAGGCAATTTCACACACCGGGACGGGGGTCTCCAGCAGAAGTGATTTCGCCAGCTCCAGCCGCATGCCCCGCAGGCACTCCCCGAAAGTCTCACCGGCGAACCGGGCGAAACACCGGCTGAAATAGCCCCGGCTCATGTGGATGGCGGCGGCAACGTCGCCCTGATTAATTTTTTCTCCGGCATGGCTCTTCATATAACGCACGGCGGTGATCAGGCAGAACATCACCTCTTGGCTCAGGTTCAGCTCAATCATCCGGCGCTGCACATGCCCCGTGAACTGGTGCAGCCAGACTTGCCAGTGCCGCCAGGTCCGGTTGCCCTCTGCTGCCAGCGCAAGCTGCTGCGCATCCTCCGCTGTAAGCAGCAGCCGGCTCCAGCTCCGCAGCAGCTCCAGGCCAAAGTCCGCCACCGCAGCCGGGCCCGGCTGCTGGGACACAACCCCGCTGGTGAACAGGTCCCATTCTCTCCGCTCCAGCGTCCAGCGGAGATTCTGTCCCTGCACCAGCGCCGAAGGAGCGCCCGCCTCCGGCTGTTGCTGCGCGGCCAGCGTCTGCAGTTCACCATAGTGCAGCCTCGGGACCGCCTGGCCGCCTGCCGCATAGAACAGCGCCTGCCGCGCCGACTGTTCCACAACCGCAGCGATTCTCTTCAGCGGCTGACCGCGCACCCCCTCCAGCAGCGCCGCTGTCCAGCTTGTCCCAAGCACCGCGCCCAGCTCTCCTCCGATCCGCGCTGCATCCACAGGATACGGCAGCGGAGACAACCACATCCCCTGCACAGCATGTAGTGTGGAATTTCTCACCATAGAGAGCGCATACAACTGCTCTTCCTTCAGTTCCGGCGTAAGCGGCACATAGAGCAGCGCTTTGTCCTCAGCGATCACCCTCTGCTCTGCCTTTGCAGGGGTGCTTTTATTCCCGTCCTCCCACCTGATCCGCTCCACCAGTCTGCGGATGATTTCATCGGCATTCTCCGGCTCCAGCAGCGTTTTGACAATGTAATCCACCGCTCCCAGCCGCAGCGCCTCCTGCACATCATCGAATTCATGATGGCAGGCCAGCACCACGCAGCGTACTGCGGGATAACGCAGCCTCACCTCTCGGATCAGCTCGAACCCGGTCATCCCCGGCATCGAAAGATCCACGAACAGCAAATCCGTCTCCTGCTCGCGCAGCAGCTCCAGTGCCCCATGCCCGTCTCTGGCCTCTCCGGTAATCACCACCCCGAAGGACGGCCAATCCAGCAGTGAGATGAAACCCTGGCGCACCAGACGCTCATCGTCTACGACAACAGCCTTAATCATCGAAGTCCTCCTTGCTTTTGATAGGAATAATGATTGATATTGGGTTCCGCCTTTGTCACCGCTCTGCGTGGAAGCGTTTCAATATATAGATACAATACCATATTTTGTTTATTCTGAAAATAAAAAGGCGGGACAGTCACGCACACTCAGACCAGCACATCATCTCCTGCACATCAAAAAAAAGCTGCTCACAGGCAGAATATCCGCCGTATAAACAACTCCACTTCTGCTATTTGGTACTAGTGCAGGCAATCCGCCTGACTTATCTCCCGCTGTCCTGTCTCCCTAAAAAGCCGCCCGATTAGCCTCCCGGCCCCTCACTCCAGGCTTGAACCGAAACAATCCGCCCGCCTGCGGCCAGCGTTCCAGCTCTTCTGCACTCATGTATCCGCATGCCGTAGTGATGTACAGCTCGTCCAGATTCTCGCCGCCGAAAGTACAGGAGGTTACATAATGCGCCGGAACCTCGATTTTCTCCAATTGCTCGCCTGTATGGGGATTCCACCGTGAGATACAGCCCCCGCGCCAATGGGCGACCCAGAGCATGCCTTCGCTGTCGATCGTCATTCCATCCGGCCAGCCCTCGTCTTCCGCCAACCGGATGACCGTCCGGCGCCCGCTTACTGAGCCGTCTGCCAGCGAATAATCCATCACATCAATCCCCTTGGTCAACGTGTCAATATAATACATGACCCCCAAGCTGTCGTTCCAGGCCAAGCCGTTGGAGATGCCGATCCCACTCAATACCTGCCGGACCTCACCAGCGGATTCCATTACATACAGGCTGCCGTCTCTTCCCGCAAACCTTCTGTTCATCGAGCCGAACCACAACCGTCCACGGCTGTCGCATTTGGCATCATTCAGCCGGTTACCGGGAATTCCGGTCTCCACCGCTGCCAGCAGCTCCACAGGCTGATGCTCCATATATCTGTAGATCCCGTCCTCCATCGTCAGAATCCAGCCGCCGTGCTCCGCCGGTACGACTGCACTTACTTTTCGCTCAAAGGAATGAATATCATCCGTCCCCTTACCGGGGTCATAGAGATGTAGTTCATTACTGTCAACATCCATCCAATACAATCTGCCGTTCCTGTGATCCCAATAAGGACCTTCTCCGAGTGCCGCCTTCGCAGCAACCACGCATTCCATTGTTCCGCTCAACATAAACCCTCCTCGAATAGATACTCTTTCTATGTACTATTGCCCCTCCAGCCTCCAGCCTCCCGCCGCCAACCTGACATACACCTGTCCGGTTCGCATGTTATGCTGAATGCAGCACAATCCTATGAACTGAGGTGACCCGCATGAAGGTCGAATGGAGAAAACAAGACAAAGCCCTATACCTGCCCCCTGCCGAACCGGGGCTGATTCAGGTTCCCGCCCTCCCTTATTTCACCCTGCGGGGAGAAGGCAATCCCAACGGCAGCGCTTTCGCAGAAGCAGTCGCTGTGCTGTATTCCTTGTCCTATGCAGTTAAGATGCTGCCGAGAAAAGGACCCGCGCCCGAAGGCTACTACGACTACACCGTCTTCCCGCTGGAAGGAGTATGGGATCTCAGCGAAGCCGGACGCCGCTCTGCCGTTCTTGATAAGAACGAGCTAATATACACCTTAATGATCCGGCAGCCGGATTTCGTCACCCCGGCGCTGGCCGCTGAAGTACTGGAACAGGTCAAGCGCAGCAAGCCGCACCCGCTGCTGGACAAGGCTGTCTTCGTCCGCTGCGAAGACGGCCTGAGTGTACAAATGCTGCATCTCGGCCCTTATGATGATGAACCGCGCAGCTTCGCCAGAATGGAGCAATTCTGCTCTGCTCAGGGCCTGCTGCGGGAGTCTCACCTGCACCGCGAAATCTATATCTCGGATGCCCGGCGTGCCCGCCCGGAGAAGCTGCGAACCGTGCTGCGGTTCAAGGCCGTCCGGCAGGATTAACGTTACATTTTCACCGTGTTCCGTACTATCGAGCTCTTATGAACCTCCAGCAGCTCCCGGTACTCCACCGTCTCAATCTCGCAGCCGGGCCCGATTACAACGCTTCCGCCGCGGACGGTCTGCGCCTGCGTATGCTGAAGCTCGATCTGATCCCCCTCAATCAGCCGGGCCGCGAAGCTCATCTTCTTCCCGGGTCTCAGCAACGCGCCGGAACGGCTGCGCTTGATGGAGATGCTGCCGCCGCCGACCGTATCTGCACTACAGGGGCCGAATAACGTCAGGTCGAGCTTCTCCGCATTTAACAGTCCACTGACCTCCATAATTCCGGTAAGCTGCACCTGCTCTGCTTCACAGTCGCCGGTAACTATGATCCCGCCGGTGAGCTTGATATCCTCAATCCGCAGCCCGCCGCCTGCTGTAAGCTCTCCTTGTCCGCGCAGGCTGGCTGCGTCTACCCGGCCCTTCACCTTGCACTCCCCGGTGATTTTGATATCCTGTGCCCGAAGATTTCCTTCCACCGCCACCTCTCCGGTCTGTGCAAGCTTCACACAATCCACGTCCCCGCTAAAAGTACATTCTCCCGTCACCTTCACATCCTTAAAAACTCCGCCGACAGAGCTCGACGTCCCGAGTATCTTCAGGTCATGGCGTTCTAACGCTTCATTCACCGATCTTCTCCTCCTTTCCCACCTGAGCATCGGGATGTACAGTCAGTCCCGTTCTATATTCAACCCGGCCAATCGAGCAGCCCTGCCCGATAATGACCGTACCGCCCCTTACTACATCTGCACTCGTATATTCCAGATCTAGCATATCGCCCTCGATGAGCTTGGCCCGCAGCCCGATTTTGAGCTTGGGAATCATACCGCCTAACAGTCTGCCCCAGGCCGCGTTGCCTTTTTTGCGGATCACCAGGCTCTCTACGCCAATCTCTACCGCTTCCGAGTGACCCTGTAGCCCGAACTCGATCCGCCCCGCACTGAGCAGGCCCCCCACCGTGAATACCCCTGCACCGGTCAGTTCCTCAAGCTCACAATTGCCCTTCAGCTTCAGCATACCGTCCATTTCACAGCGCTCTCCCCGCAGACTGCCTTCCCCGTTCACTACCCCATTCAGCTTCATTCCGCCCACCTGCAGATTGCCCTTCAGATTGAGTGTTCCGTTCATCTCCAGCTCTTCCGCCGAGAGGTCACCGTTCTGCTTCATCACGCCGTCACAGCTGTAGGTATGTGCGCTGAGCGCTCCGTTAATCTTACTTACGCCGTTGATACTCACGCTGTGATACCTGCCTCCAGCAGCCGTGTTGACTCCATCCATCACCAGATCCGGCAGTTCATTCTTCTCCATGGTCCAGCCTCCTGTGATTTACTGTTCCTTACTCTATAAGCCGCCTTCACTCAATCGCCCCTTCAGCAGTTCCGCCAGATCGGCAGAGCGAAGCCTGCTCACCAGCCTTACCCCGTCATCCAAGGCCAGCCCGGCTCCCGGCAGAGCCATAATGAAGAAGCTGACCCCCATCTTCCGCACAAAAAACAGCTCCCACCCCTTCTCCCCGTACCCCGGTGCATGGCTCTCCAGCGTCTGATAGAGCTGGTCCGCTTCCTCCCAGTTGAGTTCCCCTTTGCTGAGCAGCCAATCTGCTGCGAATACATGAAGGATCTGTTCGAAGGCAAGCGATATGCCTTCAATCTCCGGTCTCCCGAACCGCTCCAGACTGCTAACCGAAACAATGTTACGTTCTTTTAACTGGGATAATGTCAACCTTATCTTGTAGGAAGATGCCGGCTCTGACAGCTTTCCCGCCAATTCATCCAGGGAGAGATCATCCTTCTTCTGTAAAATATGCTGAACCCGCCCCAATATCCGCGCACGCGGAAAAAAGGTCTCTTGTCCCGTAAAGGTAGATTTGCGGATGAACCATTCCTCAGGAATCAGCTGCTTCCGCTTCCAGCGGTACAATTGCCCGTAAGAGATACCCGTCTCATCGAGTAGCTCCTTCTTGGAGATTAAATCCTCTTCCATATCACCACTCCTTGCGATCATCGTAACATAACACTGTTACGTTGTAAACTGGTAAGCTACCTGAAGTGATCCCCTCCCGTTCACCAGTGCCACCTCCTATCCACCCCTGCATCAAAAAACGAGCAGACCCCAGCCCTTCCCCGGCTTCGGATCTGCCCTCTATACTCCATTCTACGAACGCACAACGCCCTTCTGCCGGGCTTCACGCAGCCATTTCGGGTACTCGTTGAAGAGCCGGTCATACAGGTCCTCATCGCTGACCTCGTCCAGATCATCCAGCGCGAAGAAATCAGCATTATCCACATAACGGCCCCGCAGATCGTCAAGCTCACGGAGCACGCCATAATCTGCATTGCCCAGCCCCACAAACTGCCAGAAGATATTATGCTTCGAGCTCTGGATCAGCAGCTTCGATATTTTGGGCGTCTCATAGATGCCCCCGTCGCTGAAGAACACTACATATACCGGCAGGTCGCCCGGCTCCTCCTTCGTGTATTTCTTGATCAGATCCGCCATAACCACCGGCTCATTGTTCCCGATGCCCAGTCCCCCGAACATCTTCGGTCCCGGATAGGTCCGCTTCACATAGTCCTCATAGCCGTGTTCATTCACACTCGGCATTCTTTTGCTCTTGGTAGCGAAGAACCAGACATCCAGCATCCCGTCATCATCCATCTTGGCCGCCACAGCCAGCACCCGTTCAAAAGCCCGCTGCACGACTCCCTTCGCATATAATTGCGCCATGGAGCCAGATGCATCGAACACCACGGCTACCCTCGCCTTCTCCTGGTCGAGATTCTTCTTGCGCAGTGAAATTCCTACCTGCTGCTTCAGAAGATCAATCTTCGTCAAATTCAGGGCAGGCCGGGGAGTCTCCTCCTGGACTGTGTCCTTAGGCGGTCCGCTGTATGTAGCCGCTGCTTCTGTATGACCTGACAGAGGTTGAGCCTCTGCTTCGCTGCCGTTCTCCGGCGCTTCGTCTTCCACCTCGACCCCATGCGCTTCCGCCAGCGGCTTCAGTCCGCCATGGAAGCCCCGGCCGACCGCGCGCAGCTTGAAGCCCGCGCCGTGGCGGTACAGCTCTGCCAGCACGAGCGAGGTCTCGGCATTGCCTTCCACAATCTCATACACCAGCTCCGTATCCTTCCCTGCCGCGCTGATTCTGCAGCCTCTGACATCAGCGAAGGTTCCGGGACCGTCCAGCGTAGCCGCGAAGACGCATTTATCAATGCCCGAGGCGCTGAGTGCGCGCAGATCAATGGCGAACTCCCCGCTGTATTTATCGATAGGATTGAATACGACCGTATGCTTGGGGTCAGCCGGCTGATTATAAAAGA
This genomic interval from Paenibacillus sp. FSL H8-0332 contains the following:
- a CDS encoding MarR family transcriptional regulator: MTINKEPVSEPVREPIGKLISHLHRQNQKILAKELLPYGIGSGGQHSFLKLVLSHPGITQDQMTSRIKCDKATTTRSVKLLEASGYIERRTDPTDRRSFLLYPTPQALDFAPVFQTLLDDFNRELSMDLTERELDTLIDLLHKVTRNSDRLNGQG
- a CDS encoding response regulator, which translates into the protein MIKAVVVDDERLVRQGFISLLDWPSFGVVITGEARDGHGALELLREQETDLLFVDLSMPGMTGFELIREVRLRYPAVRCVVLACHHEFDDVQEALRLGAVDYIVKTLLEPENADEIIRRLVERIRWEDGNKSTPAKAEQRVIAEDKALLYVPLTPELKEEQLYALSMVRNSTLHAVQGMWLSPLPYPVDAARIGGELGAVLGTSWTAALLEGVRGQPLKRIAAVVEQSARQALFYAAGGQAVPRLHYGELQTLAAQQQPEAGAPSALVQGQNLRWTLERREWDLFTSGVVSQQPGPAAVADFGLELLRSWSRLLLTAEDAQQLALAAEGNRTWRHWQVWLHQFTGHVQRRMIELNLSQEVMFCLITAVRYMKSHAGEKINQGDVAAAIHMSRGYFSRCFARFAGETFGECLRGMRLELAKSLLLETPVPVCEIACRSGFGDDRYFSKLFREHVGKLPSEYRAEGLAERLAAD
- a CDS encoding SMP-30/gluconolactonase/LRE family protein, with the translated sequence MLSGTMECVVAAKAALGEGPYWDHRNGRLYWMDVDSNELHLYDPGKGTDDIHSFERKVSAVVPAEHGGWILTMEDGIYRYMEHQPVELLAAVETGIPGNRLNDAKCDSRGRLWFGSMNRRFAGRDGSLYVMESAGEVRQVLSGIGISNGLAWNDSLGVMYYIDTLTKGIDVMDYSLADGSVSGRRTVIRLAEDEGWPDGMTIDSEGMLWVAHWRGGCISRWNPHTGEQLEKIEVPAHYVTSCTFGGENLDELYITTACGYMSAEELERWPQAGGLFRFKPGVRGREANRAAF
- a CDS encoding GyrI-like domain-containing protein; its protein translation is MKVEWRKQDKALYLPPAEPGLIQVPALPYFTLRGEGNPNGSAFAEAVAVLYSLSYAVKMLPRKGPAPEGYYDYTVFPLEGVWDLSEAGRRSAVLDKNELIYTLMIRQPDFVTPALAAEVLEQVKRSKPHPLLDKAVFVRCEDGLSVQMLHLGPYDDEPRSFARMEQFCSAQGLLRESHLHREIYISDARRARPEKLRTVLRFKAVRQD
- a CDS encoding DUF4004 family protein; this translates as MEEDLISKKELLDETGISYGQLYRWKRKQLIPEEWFIRKSTFTGQETFFPRARILGRVQHILQKKDDLSLDELAGKLSEPASSYKIRLTLSQLKERNIVSVSSLERFGRPEIEGISLAFEQILHVFAADWLLSKGELNWEEADQLYQTLESHAPGYGEKGWELFFVRKMGVSFFIMALPGAGLALDDGVRLVSRLRSADLAELLKGRLSEGGL
- a CDS encoding VWA domain-containing protein, yielding MNPNIIKLVSGSNAKLDEASTQATVKISCSSSPAILDISCFMVGENGKVPSDDFFIFYNQPADPKHTVVFNPIDKYSGEFAIDLRALSASGIDKCVFAATLDGPGTFADVRGCRISAAGKDTELVYEIVEGNAETSLVLAELYRHGAGFKLRAVGRGFHGGLKPLAEAHGVEVEDEAPENGSEAEAQPLSGHTEAAATYSGPPKDTVQEETPRPALNLTKIDLLKQQVGISLRKKNLDQEKARVAVVFDASGSMAQLYAKGVVQRAFERVLAVAAKMDDDGMLDVWFFATKSKRMPSVNEHGYEDYVKRTYPGPKMFGGLGIGNNEPVVMADLIKKYTKEEPGDLPVYVVFFSDGGIYETPKISKLLIQSSKHNIFWQFVGLGNADYGVLRELDDLRGRYVDNADFFALDDLDEVSDEDLYDRLFNEYPKWLREARQKGVVRS